Proteins from one Brevibacillus humidisoli genomic window:
- a CDS encoding preprotein translocase subunit TatA, producing the protein MNHPVKECIQKLGLTHRAFVVLHDIPWERFRSCLYGYTDSIPRAILNVMVQYGYDEQDVQRQYLVWRKWRVEQELHTPAAAMEGRANA; encoded by the coding sequence ATGAATCATCCCGTTAAAGAATGCATTCAGAAGCTAGGGCTAACTCATCGGGCGTTTGTTGTTTTGCATGATATTCCTTGGGAAAGGTTTCGTAGTTGCTTGTATGGCTACACCGATTCCATCCCCCGCGCCATCCTGAATGTCATGGTACAGTATGGCTACGATGAACAGGACGTACAGCGTCAATATCTCGTATGGCGGAAATGGAGAGTCGAACAAGAGCTACACACCCCCGCCGCCGCGATGGAAGGGAGGGCTAACGCATGA
- a CDS encoding IS110 family transposase: MNQHYKLNHIYVGVDLHKATHTAVIVNCWNEKLGEIQFENKPAAFEELLPFVKKFCKRGMTPIYGLEDVGGYGRSLAVFLVENKQKVKEVNSALSYAERKSYPTTQKSDSWDAECVAKILVGKLEILPDANPQDIYWTIGQLVASRNALIKAHTALKNQLHMQLSHHYPSYKKFFSDIDGKCALEFWHTYPAPHHRVSLEDLREMLLKSSHNTCSTKKAEETMALVAADGETKREHQESRDFLIQSHVRDIRFKKEEVQKVEVELSRMMKQLGFQLETMPGIDLVTASALVAEIGDIHRFSCPDKLARFAGIAPVKFSSGGKGKEQKSKQGNRTLHGIFYNLAVQQVQVSKGSKLPRNPAFLAYYERKQEEGKTKGQALVCIMRRLVNIIYGMMKNKTPYIAPPLPEQVA, from the coding sequence TTGAACCAACATTATAAACTAAATCATATTTACGTAGGCGTAGACCTGCATAAGGCTACTCATACTGCTGTAATCGTCAACTGCTGGAATGAGAAGCTGGGCGAAATCCAATTCGAGAACAAGCCCGCCGCCTTCGAGGAGCTACTTCCGTTTGTTAAGAAGTTCTGTAAAAGAGGCATGACCCCGATCTATGGATTGGAGGATGTGGGCGGCTATGGGCGGTCATTAGCCGTGTTCCTTGTCGAGAATAAACAGAAGGTGAAGGAAGTCAATTCGGCTCTCTCGTATGCTGAGCGCAAGAGCTACCCAACTACGCAGAAAAGCGATAGCTGGGATGCAGAATGTGTGGCGAAGATACTTGTTGGCAAGCTCGAAATCCTACCCGATGCGAATCCGCAAGACATCTATTGGACTATTGGTCAGCTTGTCGCTTCACGAAATGCGCTGATTAAAGCGCACACCGCACTCAAGAACCAGCTTCACATGCAGTTGTCCCATCACTATCCAAGCTACAAGAAATTCTTTAGCGATATAGATGGGAAGTGTGCCTTGGAGTTCTGGCATACCTATCCCGCCCCGCACCATCGCGTGAGTTTGGAGGATTTGCGGGAGATGCTGTTGAAATCCAGTCACAACACCTGTTCGACTAAGAAAGCCGAGGAAACCATGGCTTTGGTGGCGGCTGATGGCGAGACGAAGCGGGAGCATCAAGAATCAAGAGATTTCCTAATTCAAAGCCATGTCCGAGACATCCGTTTTAAGAAGGAAGAAGTTCAGAAGGTAGAAGTAGAGCTAAGCCGCATGATGAAGCAATTGGGCTTCCAGCTAGAGACCATGCCAGGCATTGACCTTGTCACGGCATCGGCTCTAGTCGCTGAGATCGGAGACATTCACCGATTTTCTTGCCCTGACAAGCTGGCTCGTTTTGCAGGGATAGCTCCTGTAAAGTTTAGTTCGGGCGGGAAGGGCAAGGAACAAAAGAGCAAGCAAGGCAACCGCACCCTGCATGGCATCTTCTATAACCTTGCAGTCCAGCAGGTGCAAGTCTCCAAAGGAAGCAAGCTCCCCCGCAATCCTGCTTTCCTAGCTTACTATGAACGAAAACAAGAGGAAGGCAAAACGAAAGGACAAGCGTTAGTGTGCATCATGCGGCGGCTGGTTAACATCATCTACGGCATGATGAAGAACAAGACCCCGTACATCGCCCCGCCCCTCCCTGAACAAGTTGCCTAA
- a CDS encoding SMI1/KNR4 family protein yields MSLDSYNKALELMNRNKNMCHFAGARTEELISLAEEAIGYKFSPIYRHFIKNYGAGNFGSQEVYGVIDEDFENSSVPDAIWYTLTEREEINLPENLLVIYDTGGEELFCLDFSTLNEMNEPKVVSFIPGQPLTAQKYETVANDFGDFLLDLVTKEIEE; encoded by the coding sequence ATGAGTTTGGATAGTTATAATAAGGCTCTGGAACTAATGAACAGAAACAAAAATATGTGCCATTTTGCTGGGGCACGAACCGAAGAATTGATCTCCCTTGCAGAGGAAGCAATAGGCTATAAGTTTTCTCCCATCTACCGTCATTTTATAAAGAATTATGGGGCAGGAAATTTCGGCAGTCAGGAAGTTTATGGGGTTATCGACGAGGATTTTGAAAATTCCTCAGTCCCAGACGCTATTTGGTACACACTAACAGAACGTGAAGAAATTAATCTTCCTGAAAATTTACTTGTCATTTATGATACTGGTGGTGAGGAGCTATTTTGCTTAGACTTCTCCACTCTGAATGAAATGAATGAACCAAAGGTTGTTTCGTTTATACCTGGGCAACCGCTGACTGCTCAAAAGTATGAGACAGTAGCTAACGACTTTGGAGATTTCCTTCTGGATTTGGTAACAAAAGAGATTGAAGAATAG
- a CDS encoding recombinase family protein: MKNRVVGYVRVSTQGQVKDGYSLAYQTEEIQRYCVRHNLELLDIYKDEGISGAKVDEDEITIEREGLQEMLSDLKWRDVKHIVVLNTSRLWRADIVKVLIQRELKRHQVDVKAIEQPQYSIYAHDPNDFLVNGMMELLDQYQRLEIALKLSRGRRKKAQEGGYAGGRVAFGYSASKGQKTLSIDPEQAKAVRKLFEIKTEHPSWSLSQIAAELNQAGYRTVQGKPFTKVQVKRILDREDFYRGMYRYGQIEAKGVHQPIII; this comes from the coding sequence ATGAAAAATCGTGTAGTCGGTTATGTTCGCGTCTCTACGCAAGGGCAGGTAAAGGATGGCTATTCGCTTGCCTATCAGACGGAGGAGATTCAGCGGTACTGTGTCCGTCATAACCTCGAACTGCTGGACATTTACAAAGATGAAGGCATTTCGGGGGCAAAGGTGGACGAGGACGAAATAACGATAGAACGCGAGGGCTTGCAGGAAATGTTGTCCGACCTGAAATGGCGGGATGTGAAGCATATTGTCGTGCTGAACACTTCCCGCCTATGGCGGGCAGACATCGTGAAAGTATTGATTCAGAGGGAACTAAAGCGGCATCAAGTCGATGTCAAAGCGATTGAACAGCCGCAATACAGCATCTATGCCCATGATCCAAACGATTTTTTAGTAAACGGCATGATGGAGCTATTAGACCAATACCAGCGGCTAGAGATCGCCTTGAAGCTAAGCCGAGGACGGCGTAAGAAGGCGCAGGAGGGCGGCTATGCGGGCGGCAGAGTAGCATTCGGCTATTCAGCATCCAAAGGACAAAAGACGCTCTCCATTGACCCTGAGCAGGCCAAAGCGGTGCGTAAGTTGTTCGAGATTAAGACCGAGCATCCGTCCTGGTCATTGTCTCAAATCGCGGCAGAACTGAATCAGGCGGGCTATAGAACCGTTCAGGGCAAGCCCTTCACGAAGGTGCAAGTGAAGCGAATCCTAGACCGTGAGGACTTCTATCGGGGCATGTATCGCTATGGACAGATTGAAGCGAAAGGTGTACACCAGCCGATTATCATTTAA